The window AAGATTATTTGCTTCACAAAAAAATTTTTAAAACCAGGCCGCAAAACACAGCAATTGTGGTTGAGGCAACAAGGTCAAGGGCTGTATCGGCTTCTTCTTTGAAGAAAAATCCCCTTGCCATAAGAATAAATGGAATAGCAAAATAAAATGGCACAGGAAGAAGAATAAAGGTAAGCAATACCATCCTTTCAAATGCACCATACCAGCTCATTTTTGAAACAACCACCAATGTCTCATATCTATAAAAAAGCCTTTTGAAATAAAATAAAAGTATCATTGAGGCTGGTCCTACAATGCAATAAAAGGAAACATACTTAACCTGTAAAAGGGAATAGATATTTTCACAAGGCCAAAGATGAGCGACAATTAAAATAATCACAAGATGAAAAATTTGGTCTAAAATAAAAAAGATAATGTTATTCAGGCTAGGCCATTTGTCTGTCATCTTTATCTTTAGCCAATCAAATAAGGTATGCGAAACAAAAAACAAAAGAAGGCTTACAGGCTTTAGCAAAAGGGGGGGAACGAGGATAATCACAAGCAAAACACCCACACTGCTATGAAGCATTACACCCCAAA of the bacterium genome contains:
- a CDS encoding DUF3307 domain-containing protein produces the protein MIWNLLLAHLLADFPLQTRSLFELKKRSIWGVMLHSSVGVLLVIILVPPLLLKPVSLLLFFVSHTLFDWLKIKMTDKWPSLNNIIFFILDQIFHLVIILIVAHLWPCENIYSLLQVKYVSFYCIVGPASMILLFYFKRLFYRYETLVVVSKMSWYGAFERMVLLTFILLPVPFYFAIPFILMARGFFFKEEADTALDLVASTTIAVFCGLVLKIFL